The Actinoplanes sp. N902-109 genomic interval CGGTGGTGTGTCCGAGCGGCCTAAGGAGCACGCCTCGAAAGCGTGTGAGGGTTTACGCCCTCCAAGGGTTCAAATCCCTTCACCACCGCCAGCAAGCAGGGCAGACGCCCGGCTCCTCGAACTGAGGGGCCGGGCGTCGCTCTGTCTGGTCTCAGTTCTGGTCTCACTTGTCCTTCGGCCAGCTTGCGAGATGCTGTTCTAGCTTCCCCTTACGTCTTCAAGGCGGCCCAAGAACGGGCCGCTCACGCCGCCGACCAAGGCGCGTGCCCCGGGCCGCCGCTGTCGCTGGTCCGGGCATGTAAGCAGCCCGCCGGCTGGCGCGCAGAAGGGGAGTCCGGCCGCTGCGACGACAGGAGTTGGGGTTGAGGATTCTGGTCAGTGTGGTTTGGCCGGCAACCGACCGGGGGGCGGCCCGGGCGACGCGGAACAGCTGCCCGCGTCAGGCCGTAACGCGAGCCGCGGCCGTCGAGTTCCCAGTGTGGCGGCGTGCATGTTGTCCGGGCCGCCCCTCCGCAGTCAAGGACGCTGCGCGTCGCAAGCGGCCACCCTTGAGCAGCGGAGCCTCCGCGACCCTAGGCGGTCAAGGGCCGAGGGTCAGGCCGGTGGCCTGACCGCAAGTCGCACGCCGCCACACTCATTACCGCCTCCCCTCTCAACCAGGCCTTGACGCCGTTCTACCGTCCCTATCCCCGCTGGCGCGCTGCTCGGCTACGAGCTGGCGGCGCTGCTAACTTGCGTCCGTGGAAGGAACTGAAGAAGACGCGAGTGTCGATCAGGGCGACGAGGGCAACGACGACGCGCATCGTCGCGCCGAGATGCGTTCGCCAAGCACCAGGAGGAGGCCACGCGCGCCGAGTAACGTCTTTTCCGTGCTGGCCGACGTCTCGTCGTCGGCTTTCTCGGTGCTGGGTGGTCTACCTGTGTTGTCTCCCGCGCAGCGTATTGCGTGGCATGACTCGGAAGCGCGCAAGCGAGTCATGCGCGTTGGTTGGTGGCTTGCCGGATGTACTCCCGTCGCCTGTTTTCTTGTCGGGTGGATCACTAACTGGTTTCAAAAGGACATCGAAGGAGCATCGGCGAGGGACTCTCTCAGTGCAGCCTTTGTGGCAGCCGGCGTTACGGCAGCTTTGACGGTGTACCTGATACTTTTCGGTTTCCCACTGTACCGGCGATTGCAATATCGAGTTTTCATTGATCGGATTCAGCTCGAAGAGGCCAAAACTAAAGTTGCCGATGCGGAGTCACGCCTTGCGGAAAGCGAAGGTGGTGAACTGGCGCTATCCTCCTTGTGGGGCGTAACTGCGAAGCGGCTCGACTACTACCATGAAATCGCGACGCAGCAAGCCAATGCCAGTTTTGCTCGTGCGCAGGCCGCGACAATCATAGGTTTCGGAATTCTTATTCTTTCCCTCATTTTCTCGCTTTTCGCTAAATCGACTACATCCTCCATTTCAATCTCGGTAGTTGGCGGCCTGGCCGCAGCGCTGGGAGGATATGTCGGACGGACCTTCATAAAGTCACAAGAGACGGCAAGCGGCAATCTGAAGGGGTATTTCATGCAACCATTGGAGCTCTCCCGCTTCCTGCTGGCGGAAAGGCTCCTCCAGGAGTTGCCGACCGATCGTCGACCGGACGGAGTACTCATGATCCTCGAAGGAATGACCCGCAGTTCGGCCAGCCCCTCGGTCGACGTCGAAAAGCCCTCCTAAATAAGGACTAACGCCAGGGTAAGTCGTGAACTATTGAAGGACGCGTTATGACAGATGAGCTGGTCATCTCCGGTGTACAGGGGGAGGCTCGGAAAGTCGACCTGCGCTGATGCTGGCGGTCGCGACGCAGCTCCGAGCTGTCCCAGTACCTTCCCGGGCAGTGGAGTCAGCTGTGACAGCAACGCTGACAGCAACTGGCCTTGATGATCTCGACCGAGGCGACCTACCGATGGATGGCTTTCCGAGGTCACCACCAAGCACGGACGGTGCCGAACGAGTCGCCCAGGACTTACAAGCGAGGGGGCCGGGCGGCTGGCACCGCGTCTATCGTCGATGCGTGGGTGAACATCGCTGGGTAGCCGGGGCGTCATACTCCACGGTGGCTGCGTCTTGCTGGTCCGGCGGCGAGTTATAGAAGGCCAGCTCTCGTGGCATTCCCAGCCGGAAGGTCGATGTCGGTGAGTCCGCCGACGCAGCGGTGGTCCGGGAAGTCCTGAAGGAGACCCGGCGTTGCAGTGCGAGCAGTCCGGTTTTAGGACGGCGGGTCCACCCCGGCACCGGCCGAGCGATAGTTCACGTCGCCTGCAAGTTCGTTGGTGGTGCAGCGCACGTGGCAGCTCCGGAAGAGATCGCGGATGTGGCCTGGTGTGAACGGGCGGCCGTCGCGACCTATATCCCGTACCCACTCCCTATGGGCCGGTGCAGGAGTACTTAAACGAGCTCCCGTGATCTACATGCGCGACCTGGGTGACTAACTGGGTGGCAACGGGGTGTCACAACCATGGATGACCAAGGACGCCAACGGACTTTTGCCCTGCTCAGATCCCCTGGGACGGATGATGAGGATGCCAAGATCGTCCTTGACACGGCAGAGGTTATTTGGCACCTAGGGGAAGATCGAGACGGACGCCCGGCGACGGATGGGGAGTCACCGGACGTCTCTGCGTTGCCTCATTTGAACCGCGCAGGCACTCCAGCCTCGCCGACGTCCGGATCGTTGATGGCCTCTACGGACGGCTGCCAGAGCAGCCCACCAACTCGCGCGGCGACATCACGGCGCACCTGGGCAGTGAGGTGCTGATAGCGCTTCGTCATGCCGGAGTCAGACCAACCCATGATGCCCATAACGGCGCGCTCGGCGACGTCCAGGACCAGCAGGACCGTAGCGGCGGTGTGCCGCGCATCGTGCAGCCTGCCATCCCGCAGCCCGGCCTTGCCGAGTAGCCGCTTCCACTCCGTGTAGTCGGTGCGCGGGTTAAGCGCGCCGCCTGTCGGCGTGGTGAACGCCCAGTCGCCTTCGGTCCATAGCTGGGCAGCCTTCAGCCGGTCGGCATCCTGAGCGCGCTTGTGCTGTTGAAGTAGGGAAACAAGCTGCTCGGGTAGCCCGATGCGGCGTCGGCCGGCACGGGACTTCGTGTCCGCCGCTTCCGCGCGTAGAGGCTCCCGGTCGGGGCAGTGTCCGCCAAACTTCCGGCCGCACGGCTTCGTGCAACCGTGCCGCCAGCGCGGCCTCAGCCGGGAGCGGCGCACGATCAGCGCCCCGTTCGTCAGGTCCACGTCTGCCCATTTCAAGCCGAGCGCTTCGCCCTGCCGCAGCCCGAGGGCAAGCGCAATTGCCCACCGAGCGCCGTTTCGGGGTGCCTCCGCTGCCGCCATGAGCAGACGCTGTACCTCTTCGACGGAGTAGGGCTCGACTTCCTCGTCATCGAGCCGGGGCAGTTTGGCGAGGCTCGCGGGGTTCTTGGTGAGGTGTCCGCGCCGCATAGCCTCATTGAGCGCGGTTCGCAATGTACGGTGCGCCTGGTGTGCGGTGCCTGCCTTGCTGCCGGTCGCCTGCATTTTCTTGGTCAACTTCTCAATGTGCTCGGGGGTCAACTTCTCAAGGCGGTGTGCGCCGATACCGGGGATGAGGTGAACCTTCACGGCAACTCGATATCCGGCCGCCGTATTCTCGCGGACGTTCGGAATGGCGATGTTCTCCAACCAGTGCGTGAGCCACGTTGCCACCGTCCAGCTCTCCCCCGCCTTCCGCGTCGTACCGGTGTCGCGTTCACGCTCAAGCTTGCGAACCTTGGCCTTGACAATCTTCTCGGTCTTCCCACTCACGTGACGCCGGTCCGGTTTGCCGTCGTCCAGCGTGCCGACGGTTACTCGGCCATGCCAGCGGCCATCCGAGCCCTCGTAAATGCTTGATTCACCGTTCGCTCTACGGGTCGCCATTCTGCTTCCTTTCTAGGCGG includes:
- a CDS encoding tyrosine-type recombinase/integrase produces the protein MATRRANGESSIYEGSDGRWHGRVTVGTLDDGKPDRRHVSGKTEKIVKAKVRKLERERDTGTTRKAGESWTVATWLTHWLENIAIPNVRENTAAGYRVAVKVHLIPGIGAHRLEKLTPEHIEKLTKKMQATGSKAGTAHQAHRTLRTALNEAMRRGHLTKNPASLAKLPRLDDEEVEPYSVEEVQRLLMAAAEAPRNGARWAIALALGLRQGEALGLKWADVDLTNGALIVRRSRLRPRWRHGCTKPCGRKFGGHCPDREPLRAEAADTKSRAGRRRIGLPEQLVSLLQQHKRAQDADRLKAAQLWTEGDWAFTTPTGGALNPRTDYTEWKRLLGKAGLRDGRLHDARHTAATVLLVLDVAERAVMGIMGWSDSGMTKRYQHLTAQVRRDVAARVGGLLWQPSVEAINDPDVGEAGVPARFK